One genomic region from Anabaena sp. PCC 7108 encodes:
- the trpE gene encoding anthranilate synthase component I, with protein sequence MIFPDFTQFQKLALQGNFVPVYQEWVADLDTPVSAWYKVCAEQPYSFLLESVEGGEKLGRYSLLGCDPLWILEARGDKTTQTHRDGSEQVFTGDPFTVLSKCLAPYHPVKLPQLPSGIGGLFGFWGYELINWIEPRVPIHPQDERNIPDGLWMQVDQLLVFDQVKRKIWAIAYADLRDLEVNLEVAYQKASDRIQEMVSKLSLPLSPQDTKLAWTAPGNKPKAGIEEYTSNFTRPDFCASVEKAKEYIKAGDIFQVVISQRLSTEYTGNPFALYRSLRQINPSPYMAYFNFKDWQIIGSSPEVMVKAECHPDGGIIATVRPIAGTRPRGKTTQEDAAFAEDLLQDPKEVAEHVMLVDLGRNDLGRVCESGSVKVDELMVVERYSHVMHIVSNVVGKLANDKTAWDLLKASFPAGTVSGAPKIRAMEIINELEPSRRGVYSGVYGYYDFEGQLNSAIAIRTMVLHNHTVTVQAGAGLVADSEPEKEYEETLNKARGLLEAIRCLR encoded by the coding sequence ATGATTTTCCCCGATTTCACCCAGTTTCAAAAACTCGCTTTACAAGGTAACTTTGTCCCTGTATATCAAGAATGGGTAGCTGACTTAGATACCCCCGTTTCTGCTTGGTATAAAGTATGTGCAGAGCAACCTTATAGCTTTTTGCTGGAATCGGTGGAAGGTGGAGAAAAACTAGGACGTTATAGTTTGCTAGGTTGTGATCCTCTCTGGATTTTGGAAGCTAGAGGTGATAAAACTACTCAAACACATCGAGATGGTTCTGAGCAAGTTTTTACAGGTGATCCTTTTACAGTTTTATCTAAATGTTTAGCACCTTATCACCCAGTAAAATTACCACAACTACCTTCAGGAATTGGCGGTTTATTCGGGTTTTGGGGTTATGAGTTAATTAATTGGATTGAGCCGCGTGTACCAATTCATCCCCAAGATGAGCGGAATATACCTGATGGATTGTGGATGCAGGTAGACCAGTTATTGGTTTTCGACCAGGTAAAACGGAAAATTTGGGCGATCGCATATGCTGATTTACGTGACCTAGAAGTTAATTTAGAGGTAGCTTATCAAAAGGCGAGCGATCGCATTCAGGAAATGGTCAGCAAGCTATCTTTACCTCTATCGCCACAAGATACCAAATTAGCTTGGACAGCCCCCGGAAACAAACCGAAAGCAGGAATAGAGGAATACACCAGCAACTTCACCCGTCCCGATTTCTGCGCCAGTGTCGAAAAAGCAAAAGAATATATCAAAGCTGGTGATATCTTCCAAGTCGTCATTTCTCAACGCTTATCTACAGAATATACAGGGAATCCCTTCGCCCTTTATCGTTCTTTGCGCCAAATCAATCCTTCACCTTACATGGCGTATTTTAACTTCAAGGATTGGCAAATTATCGGTTCTAGTCCTGAAGTCATGGTGAAGGCAGAATGCCACCCTGATGGGGGTATAATCGCCACAGTCCGCCCCATTGCTGGGACAAGACCCAGAGGGAAGACAACCCAAGAAGATGCGGCTTTCGCTGAAGATTTACTCCAAGACCCCAAAGAAGTTGCTGAACACGTCATGTTAGTTGATTTAGGACGCAATGATTTGGGGCGTGTGTGCGAAAGCGGTAGCGTGAAAGTTGATGAATTGATGGTAGTTGAACGCTATTCCCATGTCATGCACATTGTCAGTAATGTGGTGGGTAAATTAGCAAATGACAAAACAGCCTGGGATTTACTTAAAGCCAGCTTCCCCGCCGGTACAGTCAGCGGTGCGCCGAAAATCAGAGCGATGGAAATCATTAACGAATTAGAACCAAGTCGCCGGGGTGTATATTCTGGTGTGTATGGGTATTATGATTTTGAAGGACAATTAAATAGTGCGATCGCTATTCGGACGATGGTATTGCATAATCATACCGTCACAGTCCAAGCAGGTGCCGGTTTAGTAGCTGATTCCGAACCAGAAAAAGAATACGAAGAAACACTAAATAAAGCTAGAGGATTGTTAGAAGCGATTCGTTGTTT
- a CDS encoding photosystem I reaction center subunit II PsaD: MADTLTGKTPLFGGSTGGLLKKAQEEEKYAITWTSPKEQVFEMPTGGAATMVKGENLLYIARKEYGIALGAQLRKFKITDYKVYRILPNGETTAIHPADGVFPEKVNPGREQVRFVPRRIGQNPSPAQLKFSGKATYDA; this comes from the coding sequence ATGGCAGACACTCTTACTGGTAAAACTCCACTTTTCGGTGGCAGCACTGGCGGATTGCTAAAAAAAGCACAAGAAGAAGAAAAGTACGCTATCACTTGGACTAGCCCTAAAGAGCAAGTTTTTGAAATGCCTACAGGTGGCGCAGCCACGATGGTTAAAGGCGAAAACCTGCTTTATATCGCTCGGAAAGAATATGGCATCGCTTTGGGCGCTCAACTCCGTAAATTCAAAATCACGGATTACAAAGTTTACCGGATTCTTCCCAACGGCGAAACCACTGCTATTCACCCAGCTGATGGTGTCTTCCCTGAAAAAGTCAACCCTGGTCGTGAACAAGTCCGCTTTGTACCTCGCAGAATTGGTCAAAACCCCAGTCCTGCACAACTGAAGTTCAGTGGTAAAGCTACTTACGATGCATAG
- a CDS encoding P-loop NTPase fold protein, protein MEAPQGQQEISSQQLIIPEIEIGIEAGTPEPEKPFAEFESEVYAVAISPQGRQRIAVGLADGTVEIWDLLTGGKWSSCKGHTNSVRSVAFSPDASMVASGSDDNTVRLWDVNTGTAISQPFSGHTSYVNSVAFSPDGSMVVSGSRDNTIRLWDVNTGEAISQPFSGHTNSVWSVAFSPDGSMVISGSRDNTIRLWDVNTGEVAQIFSGHTNLVWSVAFSPDGSKVVSSSWDNTIRLWDVNTGEAIGQPFSGHTKYVNSVAFSPDGSKVVSASVKIVQLWDANTREAIGKPFFGHASSVSSVAFSPDGSIVVSGSRDKTVRLWNVNTGKAIGKPFFGHTSPVTSLAFSPDGSMVVSDSGDKNTVRLWDVNTGKAIGKPFSGHTSPVYSVAFSPGGNIVVSGSDDNTVRLWDVNTGEAIGKPFSVHTEYVTSVAFSPDGSSIISGSADNTLRLWDVNTGEAIAQPFSGHTSAVISVAFSPDGSMVVSGSKDKTVQLWDVNTGKAISKPFSGHTSAVISVAFSPDGSSIISGSADNTLRLWDVNTGEAIGKPFSVHTEYVTSVAFSPDGKTVVSGSDDNTVRLWDISDPQRKRQIIIGKHENAVYSVAFDPLGDYIISAGEDGIKVWRWQRFNITRVPQAFRNDQATGEDSLDVSKELQSLADVLMLRSLEPPLAVAILGGWGSGKSFGMHLIEKQITKIRCQQLTAKQTWGEKGDEPNLSPYVGHVYQIKFNAWSYAKSDLWASLMQTIFDQLDRQLTLEKQLGEVSNLLAGGDVWRVINQMNDSDRKAILESELSKEVFAKFKEKNADGNALWDILSEVREEEQKKLEQTEQELQNLEAEVKSKNQEIENKFNLEVEQLEQEFNQEVKKIEGNVEEEMTDVATLIIFLSQLKETLKDDFGDSILKDFLNSCGFKNRKDLEAQFPLLKLDKLADSNLLDVAQELIEKKNAKIKLIVNNVQKITNFLEEQPSNIVGLIEFTKKDKKTLFIFLGATALPFIAYFLIVSVIPKFLPALLEISTALKLWLTSISAIPAISVSIEIFKKIQILQVKTVKFLQVARENIKDEKQKLIKTKDEKIKEQINQRKSEYEQNQVKEISGNKEAAKQEITEKEQEIEKLQLQVERQKQLVGLTAQYKSLLDFVNNRLEDNPYQKLLGLMHQIQDDLADLSDHLTYKPGNTNPEKLKALKKYFPRGSARIVLYIDDLDRCPPDRVVQVLEAVQLLLNTEIFVIVLAIDDRYIGRALEHNYRGVLKRGGTPSGVDYIEKIIQIPYRMRPISREVAEKYLKSLVDIEEESKKDSQNISNSQQITDKNLFLQQTTGEDCIPLQQVNDESRFLKELEQLPEKSYQDEIEEIPVDTEEQTDQDYNFPVSTSTKNLGVKGISESRTREDNSKENNTKIQHSANTDPLVTFERFTAEEFKWIKECCQHVDLTPRTAKRLINICKIIKIIWTPTENDEKHDTTWRIEPTPECKQTLIAFLALAGRYPKEIRKILEEIYLEFETEEKDTVELEKNKWLNQLQNLDVFMDRHNQREWKKFKNDFEKMPPQNKFVFEKRTFNLARSFCFVGDIGYDPDDHYNREYRFEDKKKDYGFYRDNS, encoded by the coding sequence ATGGAAGCACCCCAAGGTCAACAAGAAATCAGCAGTCAACAATTAATAATCCCAGAAATCGAAATTGGCATAGAAGCAGGAACCCCAGAACCTGAAAAACCTTTTGCCGAGTTTGAGAGTGAAGTATATGCAGTAGCCATATCACCCCAGGGACGACAACGCATAGCTGTGGGTTTAGCAGATGGCACAGTCGAGATTTGGGATTTGCTAACCGGGGGAAAGTGGTCAAGTTGTAAAGGTCATACAAATTCTGTCCGGTCAGTAGCCTTTAGTCCCGACGCGAGTATGGTTGCAAGTGGTAGTGATGACAACACAGTGCGATTATGGGATGTGAATACGGGAACGGCTATAAGTCAACCATTCTCTGGTCATACAAGTTATGTCAACTCAGTAGCTTTTAGTCCCGACGGCAGTATGGTTGTTAGTGGCAGTAGGGACAACACAATACGGTTGTGGGATGTAAATACAGGAGAAGCAATAAGTCAACCATTCTCTGGGCATACCAATTCTGTCTGGTCAGTAGCCTTTAGTCCCGACGGCAGTATGGTTATCAGTGGCAGTAGAGACAACACAATACGGTTGTGGGATGTGAATACTGGAGAAGTCGCGCAAATTTTCTCTGGGCATACAAATTTGGTCTGGTCAGTAGCCTTTAGTCCCGATGGTAGTAAGGTTGTCAGCAGCAGTTGGGACAACACAATACGGTTGTGGGATGTAAATACGGGAGAAGCTATAGGTCAACCATTCTCTGGTCATACAAAATATGTTAACTCAGTAGCCTTTAGTCCCGACGGTAGTAAGGTTGTCAGTGCCAGTGTTAAGATAGTGCAGTTGTGGGACGCAAATACTCGAGAAGCAATAGGGAAACCATTCTTTGGTCACGCAAGTTCTGTCAGTTCAGTAGCCTTTAGTCCTGATGGCAGTATAGTTGTTAGTGGCAGCAGGGATAAAACAGTGCGGTTGTGGAATGTCAACACGGGTAAAGCAATAGGGAAACCATTCTTTGGTCATACAAGTCCTGTTACCTCACTAGCCTTTAGTCCCGACGGCAGTATGGTTGTTAGTGACAGTGGTGACAAAAATACAGTGCGGTTGTGGGATGTCAACACGGGTAAAGCAATCGGTAAACCATTCTCTGGTCATACAAGTCCTGTTTACTCAGTAGCTTTTAGTCCTGGTGGCAATATAGTTGTCAGTGGTAGTGATGACAACACTGTGCGGTTGTGGGATGTAAATACGGGAGAAGCTATAGGTAAACCTTTCTCTGTTCATACAGAATATGTCACCTCAGTTGCTTTTAGTCCTGATGGGAGTAGCATTATCAGTGGTAGTGCAGACAACACATTGCGGTTGTGGGATGTAAATACGGGAGAAGCTATAGCTCAACCATTCTCTGGTCATACAAGTGCTGTCATCTCAGTGGCCTTTAGTCCTGATGGCAGTATGGTTGTTAGTGGCAGCAAGGACAAAACAGTGCAGTTGTGGGACGTTAACACGGGTAAAGCAATCAGTAAACCATTCTCTGGTCATACAAGTGCTGTCATCTCAGTTGCTTTTAGTCCTGATGGGAGTAGCATTATCAGTGGTAGTGCAGACAACACATTGCGGTTGTGGGATGTAAATACGGGAGAAGCTATAGGTAAACCTTTCTCTGTTCATACAGAATATGTCACCTCAGTAGCCTTCAGTCCCGACGGCAAAACTGTTGTTAGTGGCAGTGATGACAACACAGTGCGGTTATGGGATATTTCCGACCCCCAGCGTAAACGGCAAATAATTATCGGTAAACATGAAAATGCAGTTTATTCCGTTGCTTTTGACCCACTGGGAGACTACATCATCAGTGCTGGTGAAGATGGTATCAAGGTTTGGCGTTGGCAAAGATTTAATATTACTCGTGTTCCTCAAGCTTTCCGCAATGACCAAGCAACTGGTGAAGACTCTTTAGATGTGTCTAAGGAACTGCAATCTTTAGCTGATGTATTAATGTTGCGGAGTCTTGAACCTCCTTTAGCTGTGGCAATTTTAGGCGGTTGGGGTAGCGGGAAATCTTTTGGAATGCACTTAATAGAAAAACAAATTACCAAAATTCGCTGTCAACAACTAACTGCAAAACAGACATGGGGAGAAAAGGGAGATGAACCAAATCTTTCTCCTTATGTTGGTCATGTTTACCAAATCAAATTTAATGCCTGGAGTTATGCTAAATCTGATCTCTGGGCAAGTTTAATGCAGACTATTTTTGATCAACTTGACCGTCAATTAACTTTAGAAAAGCAATTAGGAGAAGTTTCTAATTTGCTGGCTGGTGGTGATGTTTGGCGTGTTATTAATCAGATGAATGATAGTGACAGAAAGGCAATTTTAGAATCGGAATTGAGCAAGGAAGTATTTGCTAAATTTAAAGAAAAAAATGCTGATGGTAATGCCCTTTGGGATATTCTCAGTGAAGTTAGAGAAGAAGAACAGAAGAAATTAGAACAAACGGAACAGGAATTACAAAATTTAGAAGCCGAAGTAAAAAGCAAGAATCAAGAAATTGAGAATAAATTTAATTTAGAAGTTGAGCAGCTTGAGCAAGAATTTAACCAAGAGGTGAAGAAGATTGAGGGAAATGTTGAAGAAGAAATGACAGATGTAGCGACATTGATTATTTTTCTGTCTCAACTTAAAGAAACTCTTAAAGATGATTTTGGTGATTCTATTCTCAAAGACTTTCTCAATTCTTGCGGCTTTAAAAACAGAAAAGATTTAGAAGCTCAATTCCCGTTGTTGAAGTTAGATAAATTAGCTGACTCTAACCTTTTAGATGTAGCACAAGAATTAATTGAAAAGAAAAATGCTAAAATTAAGCTTATCGTTAATAATGTCCAAAAAATAACTAATTTTTTGGAAGAACAACCTAGTAATATAGTTGGGCTGATTGAATTTACTAAGAAAGACAAAAAGACATTATTTATATTTTTGGGTGCAACTGCTTTACCATTTATCGCTTATTTCTTAATTGTTTCTGTTATCCCGAAGTTTTTACCAGCACTTCTAGAAATATCCACAGCTTTAAAACTTTGGTTAACTAGTATATCTGCTATTCCAGCTATATCTGTCAGTATCGAAATATTTAAAAAAATCCAAATTTTGCAAGTAAAAACGGTGAAATTTTTACAAGTAGCTAGGGAAAATATTAAAGATGAGAAACAAAAGCTAATTAAAACCAAGGATGAAAAGATTAAAGAACAAATTAATCAACGTAAATCAGAATATGAGCAAAATCAAGTTAAGGAAATCTCCGGGAATAAGGAAGCAGCTAAACAAGAAATAACTGAAAAAGAGCAGGAAATTGAAAAACTACAATTACAGGTAGAAAGACAAAAACAACTTGTTGGTTTAACTGCTCAATATAAATCTTTATTGGATTTTGTCAATAACCGTTTAGAGGATAATCCCTATCAAAAACTTCTCGGTTTAATGCACCAAATCCAAGATGATTTAGCAGATTTATCTGACCATTTAACCTATAAACCAGGAAATACAAATCCTGAAAAACTCAAAGCTCTTAAAAAATATTTCCCCAGAGGTTCTGCGAGAATAGTTTTATATATAGATGATTTAGATCGTTGTCCTCCTGATAGAGTTGTCCAAGTTTTAGAAGCTGTACAATTATTGTTAAATACAGAAATATTTGTCATTGTTTTAGCAATAGATGACCGTTATATTGGTCGGGCTTTAGAACACAATTATAGAGGAGTTTTAAAACGTGGTGGTACTCCCTCTGGTGTTGATTATATAGAGAAAATTATCCAAATTCCCTACAGAATGCGGCCTATTAGCAGAGAAGTAGCAGAAAAGTATTTAAAATCTTTGGTAGATATTGAAGAGGAGTCTAAAAAAGACAGTCAAAATATCTCTAATTCCCAGCAAATAACTGATAAAAATCTGTTTTTGCAACAAACAACAGGAGAAGATTGTATCCCTTTACAACAAGTAAATGATGAAAGTAGATTTTTAAAAGAATTAGAACAATTACCAGAAAAATCATATCAAGATGAAATTGAAGAAATACCTGTTGATACTGAAGAACAAACAGATCAAGATTATAATTTCCCAGTATCTACTTCTACTAAAAATTTAGGTGTTAAAGGTATTTCTGAATCTAGAACTAGAGAAGATAATTCAAAAGAGAATAATACAAAAATACAACATTCTGCAAATACAGACCCATTAGTTACCTTTGAACGATTTACTGCTGAAGAATTTAAATGGATAAAAGAATGTTGTCAGCACGTTGATTTAACTCCGAGAACCGCAAAACGGCTTATTAATATTTGCAAAATTATCAAAATTATCTGGACTCCAACAGAAAACGATGAAAAACATGATACAACATGGAGAATAGAACCTACACCAGAATGTAAGCAAACATTAATTGCATTTTTAGCTTTAGCTGGTAGATATCCTAAAGAAATACGGAAAATATTAGAAGAGATTTATTTGGAATTTGAAACAGAGGAAAAAGATACAGTAGAACTTGAGAAAAATAAATGGTTAAACCAGTTACAAAATTTAGATGTATTTATGGATAGACATAACCAAAGAGAATGGAAAAAATTTAAAAATGATTTTGAAAAAATGCCACCACAAAATAAATTTGTATTTGAGAAAAGAACTTTTAATTTAGCTAGATCATTTTGTTTTGTCGGTGATATTGGTTATGATCCTGATGATCATTATAACCGTGAGTATAGATTTGAAGATAAGAAGAAAGATTATGGTTTTTATAGAGATAATTCGTAA